A stretch of Nonomuraea africana DNA encodes these proteins:
- a CDS encoding F0F1 ATP synthase subunit epsilon: MAKLRVGVVSPEREIWSGEADMVIAKTVDGEIGIMPQHAPVLGVLVEGGVLRVKRGGGEDDLVAAVHGGFISVADNEVSVLAEAAELGSEVDVAAARDALARAQASVEANQDDADAAVEAKRAKARLRAAGEDV, translated from the coding sequence GTGGCGAAGCTACGGGTAGGGGTCGTCTCACCGGAGCGTGAGATCTGGTCGGGCGAGGCCGACATGGTGATTGCCAAGACCGTGGACGGCGAGATCGGTATTATGCCTCAACACGCACCGGTGCTCGGCGTACTCGTCGAGGGCGGGGTCCTGCGTGTGAAGCGCGGCGGCGGCGAGGACGACCTCGTGGCCGCGGTGCACGGCGGGTTCATCTCCGTGGCCGACAACGAGGTGTCCGTGCTGGCCGAGGCGGCCGAGCTGGGCTCCGAGGTGGACGTCGCGGCTGCCCGCGACGCTCTGGCCAGGGCGCAGGCCTCGGTCGAGGCGAACCAGGATGACGCCGACGCGGCGGTCGAGGCCAAGCGTGCCAAGGCCCGGCTGCGCGCCGCCGGCGAGGACGTCTGA
- a CDS encoding glycosyltransferase family 4 protein, with product MREYLFMALVAAAVTYLLVPLVRRFAIRIGAMPEVRDRDVHTVPTPRLGGLAMYGGLVAGLLAAKQLDKTGEVLAQDRTVIALIAAGGLITLTGFLDDWWGMDPFIKLGGQIGAAGVLVYFGLYLPWVPWVNGETISLPPDLSTLITILVVVVAINAVNFVDGLDGLAAGIVGIAAAATWVYAIFLDQNIEQNRINTTAAITAILIGMCLGFLPHNFHPAKIFMGDTGAMLLGLVLASSLVTVTPVDSEVIEGMNRFGALMPILLPAAVMVLPLIDLISAVIRRTSMGLSPFAPDRGHLHHRLLDIGHSHRRTVLIMYAWTSVFALGLVGMSVSGVPVVYFPIVIVLALAVLVLFSLPRWRGRGGAHAAKRKDTPDDDDDGPPTGPMPPIRTEFQQVHPAKEDASVIPAFPARS from the coding sequence GTGCGCGAATACCTCTTCATGGCACTGGTAGCGGCGGCGGTGACGTACCTGCTGGTTCCGCTGGTCCGGCGGTTCGCCATCCGCATCGGAGCCATGCCCGAGGTGCGTGATCGCGACGTGCACACGGTCCCGACACCGCGTCTCGGCGGGCTCGCGATGTACGGCGGGCTCGTGGCGGGCCTGCTGGCCGCCAAACAGCTCGACAAGACGGGCGAGGTGCTGGCCCAGGACCGGACTGTGATCGCGCTGATCGCCGCGGGCGGGCTCATCACGCTCACCGGCTTCCTCGACGACTGGTGGGGCATGGACCCCTTCATCAAGCTGGGCGGTCAGATCGGCGCCGCGGGTGTGCTGGTCTACTTCGGGCTCTACCTGCCATGGGTCCCGTGGGTCAACGGCGAGACGATCAGCCTGCCGCCCGACCTGTCCACGCTCATCACCATCCTGGTCGTGGTCGTCGCCATCAACGCGGTCAACTTCGTCGACGGCCTCGACGGCCTGGCCGCGGGCATCGTCGGCATCGCCGCGGCCGCCACCTGGGTCTACGCGATCTTCCTCGACCAGAACATCGAGCAGAACCGGATCAACACCACCGCGGCCATCACCGCCATCCTCATCGGCATGTGCCTGGGCTTCCTGCCGCACAACTTCCACCCCGCCAAGATCTTCATGGGCGACACGGGCGCGATGCTGCTGGGCCTGGTCCTGGCCTCCTCGCTGGTCACGGTGACGCCCGTCGACTCAGAGGTGATCGAGGGGATGAACAGGTTCGGCGCGCTGATGCCGATCCTGCTGCCCGCCGCGGTGATGGTGCTCCCGCTGATCGATCTGATCAGCGCGGTCATCAGACGCACGTCGATGGGCCTGTCGCCGTTCGCGCCCGACCGCGGTCACCTGCACCACCGCCTGCTCGACATCGGCCACTCCCACCGCCGCACCGTGCTCATCATGTACGCGTGGACGTCGGTGTTCGCGCTCGGCCTGGTCGGCATGTCGGTGAGCGGCGTGCCTGTCGTGTACTTCCCGATCGTGATCGTGCTGGCGCTGGCCGTCCTGGTGCTCTTCTCGCTGCCCCGGTGGAGGGGGCGCGGCGGCGCGCACGCCGCCAAGCGCAAGGACACCCCCGACGACGATGACGACGGCCCTCCCACGGGACCCATGCCGCCCATCAGGACCGAGTTCCAGCAGGTGCATCCGGCGAAAGAGGATGCGAGCGTTATCCCCGCGTTTCCCGCGCGTTCTTGA
- a CDS encoding F0F1 ATP synthase subunit delta, which yields MRGLSRSSLAAVEERFNAVAASADFGRLAEDLSSVADLLDREHGLRRSLSDPARPAAQKAQVVRMLLEGKVSEAALETVIAAAEAKWSRPGDLADSLERLSVVASAAQAESEGRLDDVEDELFRFGRLVAANPDLRRALADPAAPAGGKERLLTDLLGGKVAPSSLRLITQLSVHPRGRSLETGLEQYAGLVAAQRQRLVAVVRSAVALTDEQKQRLGAWLRTSYGRDVHVNVEVDPRVLGGFSVRIGDEVIDTTIAGRIEEVRRRLAG from the coding sequence ATGCGTGGCCTGAGCAGGAGTTCGCTGGCCGCTGTCGAGGAGCGCTTCAACGCTGTGGCGGCCTCGGCGGACTTCGGACGCCTGGCTGAGGACCTCAGCTCCGTCGCGGACCTGCTCGACCGCGAGCACGGCCTGCGCCGGAGCCTGTCGGACCCGGCGCGGCCCGCGGCCCAGAAGGCCCAGGTCGTCCGCATGCTGCTCGAAGGCAAGGTCAGCGAGGCCGCGCTGGAGACCGTCATCGCGGCGGCCGAGGCCAAGTGGTCGCGCCCCGGCGACCTCGCCGACTCGCTCGAGCGGCTCAGCGTCGTCGCCTCGGCCGCGCAGGCCGAGTCCGAAGGGCGTTTGGACGACGTGGAGGACGAGCTCTTCCGCTTCGGCCGCCTCGTCGCCGCCAATCCCGACCTGCGCCGCGCGCTCGCCGACCCGGCCGCGCCGGCCGGAGGCAAGGAGCGGCTGCTGACGGATCTGCTCGGTGGCAAGGTCGCCCCCTCCAGCCTGCGTCTCATCACGCAGCTGTCAGTGCATCCGCGAGGACGTAGCCTGGAGACAGGGCTGGAGCAGTACGCCGGCCTCGTCGCAGCGCAGCGCCAGCGTCTGGTGGCGGTGGTCCGCAGCGCTGTGGCGCTGACCGACGAGCAGAAGCAACGTCTGGGTGCGTGGCTGCGCACCTCCTATGGCCGTGACGTTCACGTGAACGTCGAGGTGGACCCGCGAGTGCTCGGTGGTTTCTCGGTTCGCATCGGCGACGAGGTCATCGACACCACCATCGCGGGACGAATCGAAGAAGTCCGCCGCCGGTTGGCCGGCTAG
- a CDS encoding ABC transporter ATP-binding protein encodes MRTTQTAGTAERGAVGGPAIEVAGLRQRYGRFEAVRGISFEVSHGELFALLGTNGAGKTTTMEVLEGFTGASDGMVRVLGLDPVRQRRALRPRIGIMLQEAGFLGDLTVAETVDVWRGMSADAGREPAKEDVLEQVGLSSKARTRVRQLSGGQKRRLDLALAVLSRPEVLFLDEPTTGMDPEARQATWEVIRGLKERGTTVLLTTHYLEEAERLADRLAIMHEGVIHTYGTVDEVVATTGDQISFRLPRPAEPPFLDGAAPVVERGHVVYTLRGESHPALRSLLAWADEIDLTLERLEVRRGTLEDAFLRVVEEKR; translated from the coding sequence ATGAGGACGACACAGACGGCGGGCACCGCGGAGCGCGGGGCGGTGGGCGGACCGGCGATCGAGGTCGCGGGGCTGCGGCAGCGCTACGGGCGCTTCGAAGCGGTGCGGGGCATCTCCTTCGAGGTCTCGCACGGGGAGCTGTTCGCGCTGCTCGGCACCAACGGCGCGGGCAAGACCACCACGATGGAGGTCCTGGAGGGGTTCACCGGGGCGAGCGACGGCATGGTCCGGGTGCTCGGGCTCGACCCGGTGCGACAGCGCAGGGCGCTGCGCCCGCGCATCGGGATCATGCTGCAGGAGGCGGGCTTCCTCGGCGATCTGACCGTCGCCGAGACCGTCGACGTCTGGCGGGGGATGAGCGCCGACGCGGGCCGCGAGCCGGCGAAGGAGGACGTCCTGGAGCAGGTGGGACTGTCGAGCAAGGCCAGGACCAGGGTCAGGCAGCTCTCGGGCGGGCAGAAGCGCCGGCTGGACCTCGCGCTCGCGGTGCTCTCGCGCCCCGAGGTGCTCTTCCTGGACGAGCCGACTACGGGCATGGATCCCGAGGCGAGGCAGGCCACCTGGGAGGTCATCAGGGGTCTCAAGGAGCGCGGCACCACCGTGCTGCTCACCACGCACTACCTGGAAGAGGCCGAGCGCCTGGCCGACCGGCTCGCCATCATGCACGAGGGCGTGATCCACACCTACGGCACGGTGGACGAGGTCGTGGCCACGACGGGCGACCAGATCTCCTTCAGGCTGCCACGGCCCGCCGAGCCGCCGTTCCTCGACGGCGCGGCCCCCGTGGTCGAGCGCGGTCACGTCGTCTACACGCTGCGCGGCGAGTCGCACCCCGCCCTGAGGTCGTTGCTGGCCTGGGCCGACGAGATCGATCTGACCCTGGAGCGGCTCGAGGTGCGCAGGGGCACCCTCGAGGACGCCTTCCTGCGAGTGGTGGAGGAGAAGCGATGA
- the atpA gene encoding F0F1 ATP synthase subunit alpha: MAELTIRPDEIRDALERFVQAYEPEGAAREEIGTVVDCGDGIAHVSGLPSAMANELLEFEDGTRGLALNLDTREIGVVILGDFSKIEEGQTVRRTGEVLSVPIGDNFLGRVVDPLGNPLDGKGAIEAEGRRALELQAPSVVQRQPVKEPLQTGLKAIDAMTPVGRGQRQLIIGDRGTGKTALAVDTILNQRENWLTGDASKQVRCVYVAVGQKGSTIAQVKARLEEAGAMEYTTIVAAPASDAAGFKYVAPYTGSAIGQHWMYQGKHVLIIFDDLTKQADAYRAVSLLLRRPPGREAFPGDVFYLHSRLLERCAKLSDDMGGGSMTGLPIIETKGNDVSAFIPTNVISITDGQCFLETDLFNAGVRPAINVGVSVSRVGGSAQIKAMKKVAGTLRLSLSQYRDLEAFASFASDLDAASRAQLERGQRLVELLKQAQYSPFSVERQVVSVWAGTTGELDEVPVGDIRRFEAEFLDYLQTGHKGVFDAIRETRDLSDDTVTALKDAITEFKKGFTTSDGELLIHDEPVAALGADEVGQEKIRKVVRPAEKK, from the coding sequence ATGGCGGAGCTTACGATCCGGCCGGACGAGATCCGGGACGCGCTTGAGCGCTTCGTCCAGGCGTACGAACCGGAAGGCGCCGCGCGCGAGGAGATCGGGACCGTCGTCGACTGTGGCGACGGCATCGCCCATGTCTCCGGCCTTCCCTCGGCGATGGCGAACGAGCTGCTCGAGTTCGAGGACGGCACGCGCGGCCTGGCACTGAACCTCGACACCCGTGAAATCGGTGTCGTTATCCTGGGCGACTTCAGCAAGATCGAGGAGGGCCAGACGGTCCGCAGGACCGGCGAGGTCCTGTCGGTGCCCATCGGCGACAACTTCCTCGGCCGCGTGGTCGACCCCCTGGGCAACCCGCTCGACGGCAAGGGCGCGATCGAGGCAGAGGGCCGTCGCGCCCTCGAGCTGCAGGCGCCCAGTGTCGTCCAGCGCCAGCCGGTGAAGGAGCCGCTGCAGACCGGCCTCAAGGCGATCGACGCCATGACGCCCGTCGGCCGCGGCCAGCGCCAGCTGATCATCGGTGACCGTGGCACGGGCAAGACCGCCCTGGCCGTCGACACCATCCTCAACCAGCGCGAGAACTGGCTGACCGGCGACGCCTCGAAGCAGGTTCGCTGCGTCTACGTCGCCGTCGGCCAGAAGGGCTCGACGATCGCGCAGGTCAAGGCTCGCCTCGAGGAGGCGGGCGCGATGGAGTACACCACCATCGTCGCCGCCCCCGCCTCGGACGCGGCCGGCTTCAAGTACGTCGCCCCCTACACCGGCTCTGCCATCGGGCAGCACTGGATGTACCAGGGCAAGCACGTCCTGATCATCTTCGACGACCTGACCAAGCAGGCCGACGCCTACCGTGCGGTCTCGCTGCTGCTGCGCCGCCCGCCGGGCCGTGAGGCCTTCCCCGGCGACGTCTTCTACTTGCACTCGCGTCTGCTCGAGCGTTGCGCGAAGCTGTCGGACGACATGGGTGGCGGCTCGATGACCGGTCTGCCGATCATCGAGACCAAGGGCAACGACGTCTCGGCGTTCATCCCCACCAACGTCATCTCCATCACCGACGGCCAGTGCTTCCTCGAGACCGACCTGTTCAACGCGGGTGTGCGTCCGGCGATCAACGTCGGTGTGTCGGTCTCCCGAGTCGGTGGCTCGGCGCAGATCAAGGCGATGAAGAAGGTCGCCGGCACGCTGCGTCTGTCGCTGTCGCAGTACCGCGACCTGGAGGCCTTCGCCTCCTTCGCCTCCGACCTGGACGCGGCCTCCCGCGCCCAGCTGGAGCGTGGTCAGCGTCTGGTCGAGCTGCTCAAGCAGGCGCAGTACTCCCCCTTCTCCGTCGAGAGGCAGGTCGTCTCGGTCTGGGCCGGCACCACCGGCGAGCTCGACGAGGTCCCGGTCGGCGACATCCGCCGGTTCGAGGCGGAGTTCCTCGACTACCTGCAGACCGGTCACAAGGGCGTCTTCGACGCCATCCGTGAGACCAGGGATCTGTCCGACGACACGGTGACCGCCCTCAAGGACGCCATCACGGAGTTCAAGAAGGGCTTCACCACGTCCGACGGCGAGCTGCTCATCCACGACGAGCCCGTCGCGGCGCTCGGCGCGGACGAGGTCGGCCAGGAGAAGATCCGCAAGGTCGTCCGCCCGGCAGAGAAGAAGTAG
- the atpE gene encoding ATP synthase F0 subunit C, with protein MSLLAEVSGNVTAIGYGLAAIGPGIGVGIIFGQGVQAIARQPEAYGLIRQNMLLGFVLTEALALIGLVAPFIFQAI; from the coding sequence ATGAGCCTTCTCGCTGAGGTCTCCGGCAACGTCACCGCCATCGGCTACGGTCTCGCCGCCATCGGCCCCGGCATCGGCGTCGGCATCATCTTCGGTCAGGGCGTGCAGGCCATCGCGCGTCAGCCCGAGGCCTACGGCCTGATCCGTCAGAACATGCTCCTCGGCTTCGTTCTTACCGAGGCCCTCGCCCTGATCGGTCTGGTCGCCCCGTTCATCTTCCAGGCCATCTGA
- a CDS encoding AtpZ/AtpI family protein → MSEEKRRPEDDGRDFANAAWSIPSYLLSGMVVYGGAGWLLDRWLDTSAFFPIGVVLGTVLAVYLVYRKHGR, encoded by the coding sequence ATGAGCGAAGAGAAACGCCGGCCCGAGGACGACGGCCGCGACTTCGCCAACGCCGCGTGGTCGATTCCCAGCTACCTGCTCTCCGGGATGGTTGTCTACGGCGGTGCTGGCTGGTTGCTGGACCGGTGGCTCGACACGTCCGCGTTCTTCCCCATAGGCGTCGTCCTGGGGACAGTGCTCGCCGTCTACCTGGTCTACCGGAAGCACGGCCGCTAA
- a CDS encoding cob(I)yrinic acid a,c-diamide adenosyltransferase, with amino-acid sequence MTRADKDKPVVLSRIYTRTGDDGTTALSDLSRTSKTDPRLAAYADAEEANAAIGLALAYGTLSPEIVAVLGRVQNELFDLGADLATPAVDTPEFPPLRVEPSYIAWLEEQCDRFNAELKPLRSFILPGGDPATAQLHVARVTVRRAERSAWAAMQVYQDISPLPATYLNRLSDLLFILCRTAHNGTEILWKPGGTR; translated from the coding sequence ATGACGCGCGCAGACAAGGACAAGCCGGTCGTCCTCTCCAGGATCTACACCCGGACCGGCGACGACGGCACGACCGCGCTCAGCGACCTGAGCCGTACCTCGAAGACCGACCCGAGGCTCGCCGCCTACGCCGACGCCGAGGAGGCCAACGCCGCCATCGGCCTGGCCCTGGCGTACGGCACGCTCTCCCCCGAGATCGTGGCGGTGCTGGGCAGGGTCCAGAACGAGCTGTTCGACCTCGGCGCCGACCTGGCCACGCCCGCCGTCGACACCCCGGAGTTCCCTCCGCTACGGGTCGAGCCCTCGTACATCGCGTGGCTGGAAGAGCAGTGTGACCGCTTCAACGCCGAGCTGAAGCCCCTGCGCAGCTTCATCCTGCCCGGCGGCGACCCCGCGACGGCACAGTTGCACGTGGCCCGCGTGACGGTGCGCCGCGCCGAGCGCTCGGCCTGGGCGGCCATGCAGGTCTACCAGGACATCAGCCCGCTGCCGGCGACCTACCTCAACCGCCTGTCCGACCTGCTGTTCATCCTGTGCAGGACGGCGCACAACGGCACCGAGATCCTGTGGAAGCCGGGGGGCACGCGCTAG
- the atpD gene encoding F0F1 ATP synthase subunit beta: MTAETVETTTGTGRVARVTGPVVDVEFPVEAMPEIYNALNVEVTLGGETKTLTLEVAQHLGDNIVRAISMQPTDGVVRGTPVVDSGQPISVPVGDVVKGHVWNALGESLDVPTASLQINEKWGIHRPAPAFDQLESRTEMLVTGIKVIDLLTPYVQGGKIGLFGGAGVGKTVLIQEMIRRVARNFGGTSCFAGVGERTREGNDLWLEMEEADVLKDTALVFGQMDEPPGTRLRVALSALTMAEYFRDVQKQDVLLFIDNIFRFTQAGSEVSTLLGRMPSAVGYQPTLADEMGVLQERITSTRGHSITSMQAIYVPADDITDPAPHNAFAHLDAQTVLSRPISEKGIYPAVDPLDSTSRILDPQIVGAEHYAVAQETKRILQKYRELQDIIAILGIDELSEEDKVTVQRARRIERFLSHPMYAAEAFTGQPGENVPLDETIASFKGLCAGDYDHLPEQAFYMVGGIEQAVAKAKELSK, from the coding sequence ATGACTGCAGAGACTGTTGAGACCACGACCGGCACGGGCCGCGTGGCTCGCGTCACGGGTCCCGTCGTCGACGTGGAGTTCCCCGTCGAGGCCATGCCCGAGATCTACAACGCCCTCAACGTCGAGGTCACCCTCGGCGGCGAGACCAAGACGCTGACCCTTGAGGTCGCCCAGCACCTCGGCGACAACATCGTCAGGGCCATCTCCATGCAGCCCACCGACGGCGTCGTCCGCGGCACGCCCGTCGTCGACAGCGGCCAGCCCATCTCGGTGCCGGTCGGCGACGTCGTCAAGGGCCACGTGTGGAACGCGCTCGGCGAGTCCCTGGACGTGCCGACCGCCTCGCTCCAGATCAACGAGAAGTGGGGCATCCACCGTCCGGCTCCGGCCTTCGACCAGCTCGAGTCCCGCACCGAGATGCTGGTCACCGGCATCAAGGTCATCGACCTGCTCACGCCGTACGTGCAGGGTGGGAAGATCGGTCTGTTCGGTGGCGCCGGTGTCGGCAAGACCGTTCTGATCCAGGAGATGATCCGCCGAGTCGCTCGTAACTTCGGTGGCACCTCCTGCTTCGCGGGCGTCGGTGAGCGTACCCGTGAGGGCAACGACCTCTGGCTGGAGATGGAGGAGGCGGACGTCCTCAAGGACACCGCCCTCGTCTTCGGTCAGATGGACGAGCCGCCGGGCACGCGTCTTCGCGTCGCGCTCTCCGCGCTGACCATGGCGGAGTACTTCCGCGACGTGCAGAAGCAGGACGTGCTTCTGTTCATCGACAACATCTTCCGCTTCACGCAGGCCGGTTCGGAGGTCTCCACCCTCCTCGGCCGCATGCCGTCCGCCGTGGGTTACCAGCCCACGCTGGCCGACGAGATGGGTGTGCTCCAGGAGCGCATCACCTCGACGCGTGGTCACTCGATCACCTCGATGCAGGCGATCTACGTGCCCGCGGACGACATCACCGACCCGGCCCCGCACAACGCGTTCGCGCACCTCGACGCGCAGACCGTGCTCTCGCGGCCGATCTCGGAGAAGGGCATCTACCCCGCGGTGGACCCGCTCGACTCCACCTCGCGTATCCTCGACCCGCAGATCGTGGGCGCCGAGCACTACGCGGTGGCCCAGGAGACCAAGCGGATCCTGCAGAAGTACCGCGAGCTCCAGGACATCATCGCGATCCTCGGTATCGACGAGCTGTCCGAAGAGGACAAGGTCACCGTTCAGCGCGCCCGTCGCATCGAGCGTTTCCTCTCCCACCCGATGTACGCCGCCGAGGCGTTCACCGGTCAGCCGGGCGAGAACGTGCCGCTGGACGAGACCATCGCCTCCTTCAAGGGGCTGTGCGCCGGCGACTACGACCACCTGCCCGAGCAGGCGTTCTACATGGTCGGCGGCATCGAGCAGGCCGTCGCCAAGGCCAAGGAACTCTCCAAGTAA
- a CDS encoding DUF2550 domain-containing protein: MLTILTDALLAALLVAALLLIRGFALARSRGSVPCRLRVGSHSWRSGVARYADGELHWIPLIGVLFRPRHAIARRGLTVSSRRRIDGGLWAVDCGPVSLAMSEDALTGFLAWLESAPPSAYLDVA; encoded by the coding sequence ATGCTGACGATTCTTACGGACGCACTGCTCGCTGCCCTCCTGGTCGCGGCTCTCCTGCTGATCCGCGGTTTCGCGCTGGCACGCTCCCGCGGGAGCGTGCCGTGTCGTCTCAGGGTCGGCTCCCATAGCTGGCGCAGCGGAGTAGCCCGCTACGCCGACGGGGAGCTCCACTGGATCCCCCTCATAGGTGTGCTGTTCAGGCCGCGCCACGCGATCGCGAGGCGCGGCCTGACCGTTTCCAGCCGCCGCCGCATCGACGGCGGTCTGTGGGCCGTCGACTGCGGGCCCGTCTCCCTGGCGATGTCGGAGGACGCGCTGACCGGGTTCCTGGCCTGGCTGGAGTCGGCGCCGCCGAGCGCCTATCTCGACGTCGCCTGA
- the atpB gene encoding F0F1 ATP synthase subunit A, whose amino-acid sequence MIALTLLADPDQFKAPAPDELFQLPPIISGVTWFTKPVLLAVLSSIIVLGFLWAAFSNPKIVPRGVQNVAEVGYMFVRDQVARPFLGKDADRFMGLLLSMFFVIWVWNVMGVIPLAQFPVASHIAFPIVLAVSIYVLKLYLGFKTQGVGGYFKNMMFPPGLPKFIYVLLAPIEFLSNMIIAPFTHAVRLFANMFAGHMLIAFFSMVGFWFLFEQLSPLGAPIGVLGVLMTIIMTGFELFIMFLQAFLFAMLAAMYIGNSLHPEH is encoded by the coding sequence GTGATCGCGCTGACGCTCCTCGCCGACCCTGATCAGTTCAAGGCGCCGGCGCCGGACGAACTGTTCCAACTCCCCCCGATCATTTCCGGGGTCACCTGGTTCACCAAGCCTGTGCTGCTGGCGGTTCTCAGCTCGATCATCGTGCTGGGCTTCCTGTGGGCCGCCTTCTCCAATCCGAAGATCGTGCCCAGGGGCGTCCAGAACGTCGCCGAGGTCGGCTACATGTTCGTGCGCGACCAGGTCGCCCGGCCCTTCCTGGGCAAGGACGCTGACCGGTTCATGGGCCTGCTGCTCAGCATGTTCTTCGTGATCTGGGTCTGGAACGTGATGGGCGTCATCCCGCTCGCCCAGTTCCCCGTCGCCTCGCACATCGCCTTCCCGATCGTGCTCGCCGTCTCGATCTACGTGCTGAAGCTCTACCTGGGATTCAAGACCCAGGGCGTCGGCGGCTACTTCAAGAACATGATGTTCCCGCCGGGGCTCCCCAAGTTCATCTACGTCCTGCTGGCGCCGATCGAGTTCCTGTCGAACATGATCATCGCGCCCTTCACCCACGCTGTGCGACTTTTCGCCAACATGTTCGCCGGCCACATGCTCATCGCCTTCTTCAGCATGGTCGGCTTCTGGTTCCTGTTCGAGCAGCTGAGCCCGCTCGGCGCTCCCATCGGCGTGCTCGGTGTCCTGATGACGATCATCATGACCGGCTTCGAGTTGTTCATCATGTTCCTGCAGGCGTTCCTCTTCGCGATGCTGGCCGCCATGTACATCGGCAACAGCCTGCACCCGGAGCACTAA
- a CDS encoding F0F1 ATP synthase subunit B, with product MNTAASLLAAEGGANPLLPHVYELVVGIFAFFAVFLVVGKILTPRIQKTLVERTDAIEGGIKRAEDAQAEAQALLKQYRDQLAEARHEASRLREEAREQGAQIKAELREEAQAEARRIVEAAHTQIEADRQLAFAQLRTEIGRLSTDLATRIVGESLEDEARQRRTVDRFLDELESSSAQAVR from the coding sequence ATGAATACGGCAGCTTCGCTCCTCGCGGCGGAGGGCGGCGCTAACCCGCTCCTTCCGCACGTGTACGAGCTGGTCGTGGGCATCTTCGCGTTCTTCGCCGTTTTTCTCGTCGTCGGCAAGATCCTCACCCCGCGCATCCAGAAGACTCTGGTCGAGCGGACCGACGCGATCGAGGGCGGCATCAAGAGGGCGGAGGACGCCCAGGCCGAGGCGCAGGCGCTGCTGAAGCAGTACCGCGACCAGCTGGCCGAGGCCAGGCACGAGGCGTCTCGCCTTCGCGAGGAGGCCCGCGAGCAGGGCGCCCAGATCAAGGCCGAGCTCCGCGAGGAGGCTCAGGCCGAGGCGCGCCGCATCGTCGAGGCGGCGCACACGCAGATCGAGGCCGACCGCCAGCTGGCGTTCGCCCAGCTGCGTACCGAGATCGGCCGCCTGTCGACCGACCTCGCCACCCGCATCGTCGGCGAGTCCCTCGAGGACGAGGCGCGTCAGCGTCGCACCGTCGACAGGTTCCTCGACGAGCTGGAGAGCTCCTCTGCGCAGGCGGTGCGCTGA
- a CDS encoding F0F1 ATP synthase subunit gamma, with protein sequence MGAQLRLLRRRIKSVKSTAKITRAQELIASSRIARAQQRMQAAVPYEREITRAVTGVVSNTGAIDHPLTVVKEKPARAGVLIVTSDSGFCGGYNANILREAEALRGLLEERGLTVVPFVTGRKGVTWHTFRHREMGGQWVGFSRKPSYGDAKEIANTLIDAFKDDNGIDEIHIVSTEFISMLTQNVVVKRVLPLEVEESEADTSETIPPYFEFEPTAGDVLDSLLPRYVESRIFSALLQAAASEEASRRRAMKSATDNANELIRVFTMQMNQARQAEITQEISEIVGGANALADAAAGKE encoded by the coding sequence ATGGGTGCCCAGCTAAGGCTGCTGAGGCGGCGGATCAAGTCGGTCAAGTCGACCGCCAAGATCACGCGCGCCCAGGAGCTCATCGCCTCCTCACGGATCGCGAGGGCGCAACAGCGGATGCAGGCGGCCGTGCCGTACGAGCGTGAGATCACTCGCGCCGTCACGGGCGTCGTCAGCAACACCGGCGCCATCGACCATCCGCTGACCGTCGTCAAGGAGAAGCCGGCTCGCGCCGGTGTGCTGATCGTGACCAGCGACAGCGGCTTCTGCGGTGGCTACAACGCGAACATCCTGCGTGAGGCCGAGGCCCTGCGCGGCTTGCTCGAAGAGCGCGGCCTGACTGTGGTGCCCTTCGTCACGGGTCGCAAGGGCGTCACCTGGCACACCTTCCGTCACAGGGAGATGGGTGGCCAGTGGGTCGGCTTCTCCAGGAAGCCGAGCTACGGCGACGCCAAGGAGATCGCGAACACGCTGATCGACGCGTTCAAGGACGACAACGGGATCGACGAGATCCACATCGTCTCGACCGAGTTCATCTCGATGCTGACGCAGAACGTCGTGGTCAAGCGCGTGCTGCCGCTGGAGGTCGAGGAGTCCGAGGCGGACACGTCCGAGACGATCCCGCCGTACTTCGAGTTCGAGCCCACCGCGGGCGACGTCCTCGACTCACTGCTGCCGCGTTACGTGGAGTCGCGCATCTTCAGCGCGCTGCTCCAGGCGGCGGCGTCGGAAGAGGCATCGCGTCGCCGGGCCATGAAGTCGGCGACGGACAACGCCAACGAGCTGATCCGCGTGTTCACCATGCAGATGAACCAGGCTCGCCAGGCCGAGATCACCCAGGAAATCAGCGAGATCGTCGGTGGCGCCAACGCGCTGGCTGACGCCGCAGCGGGGAAAGAGTGA